In Shewanella sp. VB17, a single genomic region encodes these proteins:
- a CDS encoding methyltransferase domain-containing protein: protein MRSEQVIDRINERSNTDVIAECFSAAANTYHHHNSLQKISAQKLLNEMSPSGVLLDIGCGPGTDFSYFIHLKHVIALDIAQGMLDQVERHFPTYQTICSDAKAIPLAQNSVDTVYSNLALQWCDDIKQSFDSTALALKSGGNYHLAIVAQDSLPELTELGFRANSFRSLPNIASQFDPEVWRIKSAAVETITVYFTSLKALLYSIKGVGASIHTGASPSNSTSSVLSHGIRGRGDWQKQLVKAERMRQEAGLPLTYHIARLHIEKR from the coding sequence ATGAGATCAGAGCAAGTCATTGATAGGATTAACGAGCGAAGTAACACAGATGTCATTGCCGAGTGTTTTTCTGCGGCGGCGAACACCTATCACCACCATAACAGCTTACAGAAAATCTCAGCACAGAAGCTGCTTAACGAGATGAGCCCAAGTGGTGTGTTACTGGATATTGGCTGCGGACCCGGAACTGATTTTAGCTATTTTATTCATTTAAAGCATGTTATTGCACTTGATATTGCGCAAGGAATGCTTGATCAGGTGGAGCGTCATTTCCCCACATATCAAACAATATGCAGTGATGCTAAAGCCATCCCTTTAGCGCAAAACAGCGTCGATACTGTGTATTCAAATCTGGCATTACAGTGGTGTGATGATATCAAGCAATCTTTTGACAGTACCGCTTTAGCACTTAAATCTGGCGGTAATTATCACTTAGCTATCGTGGCTCAAGACAGTTTACCTGAGTTAACAGAGTTAGGGTTTAGGGCTAATTCATTCAGAAGTCTACCTAATATCGCATCCCAGTTTGATCCAGAGGTGTGGCGAATTAAGTCAGCAGCGGTAGAAACCATTACCGTTTACTTTACTAGTTTAAAAGCCTTACTTTATTCGATTAAAGGGGTCGGGGCTTCGATACATACTGGTGCATCACCGTCTAATTCGACTTCATCAGTATTAAGCCATGGCATACGTGGTCGTGGTGATTGGCAAAAACAGTTAGTGAAAGCTGAAAGGATGCGGCAAGAGGCAGGTTTACCTTTGACGTATCACATTGCACGACTACATATCGAAAAAAGGTAA
- the bioD gene encoding dethiobiotin synthase encodes MYFVTGTDTDCGKTFIASALLCQAKNADKSTLGLKPIASDCEATPLGLRNADALSLMAQSSIELAYSQVNPISFKPAIAPHIAAEKMGVDISPSRVCDSLTPVLSLLSQEDFCLIEGAGGWRLPLGEGQFLSQVVKQLSLPVILVVGVKLGCLNHAVLTQEAMLADGIKIAGWVGNILDPNIAYLEENLTSLHQLMTSACVGVVPHLQDCCVERAALELNIDILT; translated from the coding sequence ATTTATTTTGTGACGGGGACTGATACAGATTGCGGTAAAACCTTTATCGCTTCGGCGTTGTTATGTCAGGCTAAGAACGCAGATAAATCCACTTTAGGGCTTAAACCCATTGCCTCAGATTGTGAGGCAACACCACTAGGGTTGAGAAATGCTGACGCACTGAGTTTAATGGCTCAATCGAGTATTGAGTTAGCTTACTCACAGGTGAATCCGATTTCATTTAAGCCCGCCATCGCCCCGCATATTGCAGCAGAGAAAATGGGAGTCGATATCTCTCCTAGTAGAGTCTGTGACAGTTTGACTCCTGTACTCTCATTACTTAGTCAAGAGGATTTCTGTCTGATAGAAGGGGCGGGAGGTTGGCGTTTGCCACTGGGGGAAGGTCAGTTTCTTTCACAAGTGGTTAAGCAACTGTCTTTACCGGTTATTCTTGTGGTGGGTGTGAAGTTAGGGTGCTTAAATCATGCTGTGTTGACCCAGGAGGCGATGTTAGCTGATGGCATCAAGATAGCCGGTTGGGTGGGTAACATCCTTGATCCTAATATAGCCTACCTTGAAGAAAATTTGACTTCTTTACATCAACTGATGACATCTGCTTGTGTCGGTGTCGTCCCCCATTTACAAGATTGTTGTGTTGAGCGCGCAGCACTTGAGCTCAATATCGATATATTGACATGA
- the bioB gene encoding biotin synthase BioB, whose translation MSDMQIRHDWQRDEIEALFALPMNDLLFKAHSIHRQVYDPNEIQISRLLSIKTGACPEDCKYCPQSARYDTGLEKERLIEIGKVLTEARSAKAAGASRFCMGAAWRNPHARDMPYLKDMVREVKSMGMETCMTLGMISPDQAGELAEAGLDYYNHNLDTSPEYYGDIITTRTYQDRLDTLSNVRAAGMKVCSGGIVGMGEQASDRAGLLQQLANMEEHPDSVPINMLVKVAGTPFENLDDLDPLVFVRTIAVARILMPYSRVRLSAGRESMSDEMQAMCFFAGANSIFYGCKLLTTNNPEENDDMALFRRLGLHPEQGKYATIEEDKAVFEKATAKANAIKDKQSAAFYDAAAL comes from the coding sequence ATGTCGGATATGCAGATACGCCATGATTGGCAACGTGATGAGATAGAAGCACTGTTTGCTTTACCTATGAATGATCTATTGTTTAAGGCTCACTCGATCCATCGTCAGGTTTATGATCCGAACGAGATCCAGATCAGCCGTTTACTGTCGATTAAAACCGGTGCTTGTCCGGAAGATTGCAAATATTGCCCTCAAAGTGCACGTTATGATACCGGTCTTGAGAAAGAGCGATTAATCGAGATTGGAAAAGTGTTGACTGAAGCCCGTAGCGCTAAAGCGGCGGGAGCATCACGTTTTTGCATGGGAGCTGCGTGGCGCAACCCCCATGCTCGTGATATGCCGTATCTAAAAGATATGGTGCGTGAAGTTAAGTCTATGGGCATGGAGACATGCATGACATTAGGCATGATATCGCCAGATCAGGCGGGAGAATTAGCCGAAGCAGGTTTAGATTATTACAACCATAATCTGGACACCTCGCCAGAATATTATGGCGACATCATTACCACCCGCACTTATCAAGATAGACTCGATACCTTGTCCAATGTACGCGCGGCGGGCATGAAAGTCTGCTCCGGTGGTATTGTGGGTATGGGGGAGCAAGCCAGTGATCGTGCCGGATTATTGCAGCAGCTTGCTAATATGGAGGAACATCCAGATTCAGTGCCGATTAATATGTTAGTGAAAGTGGCGGGGACACCGTTTGAAAACCTCGATGATCTCGACCCTTTAGTATTTGTCAGAACCATCGCAGTCGCTCGCATCTTGATGCCATATTCTCGAGTACGCCTTTCTGCTGGCCGTGAAAGCATGAGCGATGAAATGCAGGCAATGTGCTTTTTTGCTGGTGCGAACTCTATTTTTTATGGGTGTAAGTTATTGACCACCAATAACCCTGAAGAAAATGATGATATGGCTTTGTTTAGACGTCTTGGTTTGCACCCAGAACAAGGCAAGTATGCCACGATTGAAGAGGATAAAGCAGTATTTGAAAAAGCAACCGCTAAAGCGAATGCCATTAAAGATAAGCAAAGTGCTGCTTTTTATGATGCCGCAGCCTTATGA
- the htpX gene encoding protease HtpX, giving the protein MRILLLIATNMAILLVASIVMSLLGVNTSTMGGLLVFAALFGFGGAFISLAISKWMAKKTMGCEVITNPRDNTERWLVDTVARQAKQAGIKMPEVAIYQSEELNAFATGPSKDNALVAVSSGLLYGMSQDEIEGVLAHEVSHVANGDMVTLTLIQGVVNTFVIFAARVVAGMINNVVSSNDEEGEGLGMFAYMAVVFVLDMLFGILASMIVAYFSRIREFKADEGAAKLAGKEKMIAALERLRQGPATGAMPAQMSALGINGKKSMSELMMSHPPLEKRIAALRNR; this is encoded by the coding sequence ATGCGTATTTTATTATTGATAGCAACCAATATGGCAATTTTACTTGTCGCATCAATTGTGATGTCACTGCTGGGTGTTAATACCTCGACGATGGGAGGTCTCTTGGTGTTTGCCGCGCTCTTTGGTTTCGGTGGTGCTTTTATTAGCTTGGCTATTTCTAAATGGATGGCAAAGAAAACCATGGGGTGTGAAGTGATCACCAATCCACGTGATAACACTGAACGCTGGTTAGTTGACACGGTGGCTCGTCAAGCTAAGCAAGCTGGGATTAAGATGCCTGAAGTGGCTATTTATCAGTCAGAAGAACTTAATGCTTTTGCGACTGGGCCAAGTAAAGATAATGCATTAGTGGCAGTCAGTAGTGGGTTGCTTTATGGCATGAGTCAAGATGAAATAGAAGGCGTATTAGCACACGAAGTGAGTCATGTGGCCAATGGCGACATGGTGACATTAACGTTAATCCAAGGTGTGGTAAATACTTTTGTCATCTTTGCTGCTCGCGTGGTCGCGGGAATGATTAATAATGTTGTGTCAAGTAATGACGAAGAGGGTGAAGGTTTAGGGATGTTCGCTTATATGGCGGTGGTTTTTGTCTTGGATATGTTGTTTGGTATTTTAGCTTCGATGATTGTGGCTTATTTTTCACGCATTCGAGAGTTTAAGGCCGATGAGGGTGCAGCTAAACTTGCCGGTAAAGAAAAGATGATTGCGGCTCTTGAGCGTTTACGCCAAGGTCCAGCTACGGGAGCGATGCCTGCTCAAATGTCTGCACTGGGTATCAATGGTAAGAAGTCCATGTCAGAATTGATGATGAGCCACCCTCCTTTGGAAAAACGCATTGCTGCACTTCGCAATCGTTGA
- a CDS encoding M3 family metallopeptidase: MRKNLITIGIVFVLNGCSTQVIDPAQPHIKVNMSTQTIDNVLFYPSPLQDQAPQFDQIVSSDYLPAFRLGMKQHNTEIAAIVNNTASATFDNTISAMETSGEQLNRVSRAFFNLSALMSDDSMLKIENNILPELTHHEDNIYLNQALFSRVESIYQNRNLLKGEQKYLTEIYYNDFLRAGAKLSLQDQVKIRSINTLLAKASADFSQNVLASFKHDVIVVNDKALLDGLSDNEIASLATAADSAGEKGYMITLVNTTRQPILASLTNRELRQKIWQTSSQRAKSNNGPLAIKMAQLRADKAVLLGYPTWAAYTVADQMAKTPDAVFAILDDLVPKAVAKTKTESQDIRDIMNKEGATFELQPWDWAFYAEKVRKQKYSLDESLIKPYFEFNRVLEDGLFYAMNRLYGIDIKPRTDLPVWHKDVMAFEVFNKDASSIGIFYLDPYARPGKNGGAWMDEFVTQSDLLGTHPVVYNALNIPKPAAGNPTLMTFDEVTTMFHEFGHAVHGLFSKVKYPSIAGTATARDFVEFPSQFNEDWDINPEVISHYAKHYQTGEPIPSALLNKILASHKFNQGHDTTEYLAAAIIDMEWHSITPNTQIDNVETFEHNMLAKHGIDYAPVPPRYKTSYFNHSFGGGYSAGYYAYLWTEVLAADAFSYMATTGGLTLENGNKYRETILSKGNSQDLMESYIRFRGEKPNTDALLLRRGLND, from the coding sequence ATGCGCAAGAATCTAATAACAATTGGCATAGTATTTGTTTTAAATGGATGCTCTACTCAAGTGATTGATCCCGCTCAACCCCACATAAAGGTCAATATGAGCACACAGACAATAGACAACGTATTATTTTATCCAAGTCCATTACAAGACCAAGCCCCTCAATTCGATCAAATCGTTTCAAGCGATTACTTACCTGCATTTCGACTCGGAATGAAGCAACACAATACAGAAATTGCGGCTATCGTTAATAACACCGCTTCAGCCACGTTTGACAATACTATCTCTGCAATGGAAACATCAGGTGAGCAACTAAACCGGGTCTCCCGTGCTTTTTTTAATTTATCAGCGCTAATGTCTGATGATAGCATGTTGAAAATAGAAAATAATATCCTCCCAGAACTTACCCACCACGAAGATAATATCTACCTTAATCAAGCACTTTTTTCGCGAGTAGAGAGTATTTACCAAAATAGAAATTTACTGAAAGGCGAACAAAAATACCTGACTGAAATTTATTACAATGACTTTCTTCGTGCGGGCGCCAAATTGTCATTGCAGGATCAGGTTAAAATACGCAGTATCAATACGTTACTGGCAAAAGCAAGTGCTGATTTTTCACAAAATGTGTTAGCATCATTTAAACATGATGTCATTGTGGTTAACGATAAAGCCCTACTTGATGGCTTATCGGACAATGAAATTGCTTCCCTCGCAACAGCCGCTGATTCAGCGGGTGAAAAAGGCTATATGATCACGCTAGTCAACACCACTAGACAGCCCATACTGGCAAGTTTAACCAATCGAGAGCTACGTCAAAAAATATGGCAAACGTCATCACAGCGAGCAAAAAGCAATAATGGTCCCTTAGCCATCAAAATGGCACAACTGCGTGCTGATAAAGCAGTGCTACTGGGTTACCCAACGTGGGCAGCCTATACTGTTGCCGATCAGATGGCTAAAACACCCGACGCAGTATTTGCCATCCTCGATGATCTCGTGCCTAAAGCCGTCGCCAAAACCAAAACTGAATCGCAAGACATTCGAGACATAATGAACAAAGAGGGCGCAACGTTTGAGCTACAGCCATGGGATTGGGCATTTTATGCAGAAAAAGTCCGCAAACAAAAATACAGCTTAGATGAAAGTTTAATTAAACCATATTTCGAATTTAATCGTGTATTAGAAGATGGGTTATTTTATGCCATGAACAGACTCTATGGTATCGACATAAAACCCCGTACAGATCTGCCTGTATGGCACAAAGATGTCATGGCATTCGAAGTGTTTAACAAGGATGCAAGCTCTATTGGTATTTTCTACCTCGATCCCTACGCAAGACCGGGTAAAAATGGTGGTGCTTGGATGGATGAATTTGTCACACAATCGGATCTTTTAGGTACTCATCCCGTTGTCTACAATGCACTCAATATTCCTAAGCCAGCAGCAGGAAATCCAACCTTAATGACCTTCGATGAGGTCACTACTATGTTCCATGAATTTGGTCATGCTGTTCACGGATTATTTTCCAAGGTGAAATACCCTAGTATCGCTGGGACAGCCACTGCACGTGATTTCGTCGAGTTCCCCTCTCAGTTTAATGAAGATTGGGACATCAACCCTGAAGTGATTTCTCACTATGCTAAGCATTACCAAACAGGTGAACCGATCCCGAGCGCATTATTAAATAAGATACTCGCGTCTCACAAGTTTAATCAAGGTCACGACACCACTGAGTATTTAGCAGCTGCGATTATCGATATGGAATGGCATTCAATCACGCCTAATACTCAAATAGATAATGTGGAGACATTCGAACATAACATGCTTGCCAAACACGGCATAGATTACGCACCTGTTCCTCCTCGATATAAAACCAGCTATTTTAATCACAGTTTTGGCGGTGGATACTCAGCAGGGTATTACGCTTATTTATGGACTGAAGTATTAGCGGCCGATGCTTTTTCCTATATGGCAACAACCGGCGGTTTAACACTAGAAAATGGCAATAAATATAGAGAGACCATTCTTTCAAAAGGTAATAGTCAAGATCTAATGGAAAGTTATATCCGTTTTAGAGGAGAAAAACCGAACACCGATGCCCTCCTTCTGCGCAGAGGATTGAACGACTAA
- a CDS encoding aminotransferase class I/II-fold pyridoxal phosphate-dependent enzyme gives MSMSLSEKMHMKQTQLKQAGLLRVRQKIDPASVNQIYPSMVLSVDGVEHINFSSNDYLGLSQAPEMLDALCLSAKQYGVGSGSSPLVTGYGHAHQLLEEQLCQVTGHEAGLLFCSGFSANTALMKTLFNTGDTVVADKRVHASIVDGLVDSKATLKRFLHNDLASAERLMSKYAPQALVTESIFSMDGDVAPLADLSRLCRENNTCFIVDDAHGFGIQPALPATMKPVNASIADIQVVTFGKALGCQGAAILGSQLLIDFLVSNAREYIYSTALSPINASLALTAVKLTQTSELRAVKLAENIAYFKQSCLSAKIWLSESMTPIQPLIIGDVDNTLAIAEKLKSLGVWVGAIRPPTVLKGSARLRITITALHTHGDIDTLVNSLTLALG, from the coding sequence GTGTCCATGTCATTGTCTGAAAAAATGCACATGAAACAGACTCAGCTTAAGCAAGCTGGGTTGTTGAGGGTGAGACAAAAAATAGATCCTGCTTCGGTGAATCAAATATATCCTTCGATGGTATTGTCCGTTGATGGGGTGGAACACATCAACTTCAGCAGTAATGATTATCTGGGTTTATCTCAAGCGCCAGAGATGCTAGATGCGCTTTGTTTAAGTGCAAAGCAATATGGCGTAGGAAGTGGATCTTCACCCTTAGTCACTGGTTACGGTCATGCACACCAGTTACTTGAGGAGCAGCTTTGCCAAGTGACAGGCCATGAAGCAGGTTTGCTTTTTTGTTCAGGTTTTAGTGCCAATACGGCTCTGATGAAAACCTTGTTCAATACTGGGGATACCGTGGTGGCCGATAAACGGGTACATGCCTCTATTGTCGATGGTTTAGTGGACAGTAAGGCGACTTTAAAACGTTTTTTGCATAACGATCTTGCCAGTGCTGAACGACTCATGTCGAAATATGCCCCACAAGCATTGGTGACAGAAAGTATTTTCAGCATGGATGGCGACGTAGCACCACTGGCAGATTTATCGCGTCTATGCCGTGAAAATAACACGTGTTTTATTGTCGATGATGCTCACGGGTTTGGGATTCAGCCAGCCCTTCCGGCGACGATGAAACCAGTGAATGCATCCATTGCCGATATTCAGGTTGTGACCTTTGGTAAAGCGCTAGGGTGTCAAGGAGCCGCCATTCTTGGGAGTCAGCTCCTTATCGACTTTTTGGTCTCGAACGCCCGGGAATATATTTATTCGACGGCGCTGTCACCCATTAATGCCAGCCTTGCGTTGACAGCGGTAAAGTTGACACAAACTTCTGAGTTAAGGGCAGTTAAATTGGCAGAAAATATTGCTTACTTTAAGCAATCTTGCCTTTCAGCCAAGATATGGTTGAGTGAGTCTATGACGCCGATCCAACCTTTGATCATCGGTGATGTGGATAACACATTAGCCATTGCAGAGAAGTTGAAAAGCTTAGGCGTGTGGGTAGGGGCTATTCGTCCTCCTACAGTGCTTAAGGGCAGTGCACGACTGAGGATAACGATCACAGCGTTACATACCCATGGTGACATTGACACATTAGTCAACTCGTTAACCTTGGCCCTTGGTTAA
- the bioA gene encoding adenosylmethionine--8-amino-7-oxononanoate transaminase, protein MASNTHCNVSVNNHSIDFNFDKQHIWHPYTSMNNALPAFGVASATGCELTLHDGRKLVDGTSSWWACVHGYSHPTIIQTMQHQLNTLSHVMFGGITHQPAIELSKKLVKITSPKLTKVFLADSGSIAVEVALKMALQYWQGREQPQKQRILTVKSGYHGDTFAAMSVCDPEGGMHTMFGDSVTQHEFVSAPQTKFGQIFDPSDLDEMHATLDSKHDTIAAVIIEPILQGAGGMRFYSPEYLIGLRKLCDAFNVLLILDEIATGFGRTGKLFAYEHATSNGAVVEADILCLGKALTGGYISLAVTMCSDEVAQGISDSPAGVFMHGPTFMGNPLACSAACASLALLANNEWQQQVIDIEIQLKAELEEVIHYPEVKDVRVLGAIGVIEMNSTVNTAQLQQEFVDLGVWIRPFSNLIYIMPPYIISKKQLSQLTNAMKKVAKNTLYSNQSAAFISHG, encoded by the coding sequence ATGGCCAGCAATACTCATTGCAATGTCTCTGTTAATAACCATTCAATTGACTTCAATTTTGATAAACAACATATCTGGCATCCGTACACGTCGATGAATAATGCTCTGCCAGCATTCGGAGTCGCCTCAGCTACAGGCTGTGAGCTCACACTCCACGATGGGCGCAAGCTTGTTGATGGCACCAGTTCTTGGTGGGCCTGTGTTCATGGTTATAGCCACCCGACAATCATTCAAACGATGCAACATCAACTTAATACCTTGAGTCATGTCATGTTTGGCGGGATCACTCACCAGCCAGCGATTGAGTTATCGAAAAAACTGGTGAAGATCACTAGCCCTAAGCTGACTAAAGTTTTTTTGGCTGACTCAGGATCCATTGCCGTTGAAGTAGCACTAAAAATGGCATTGCAATATTGGCAAGGCCGAGAGCAGCCACAAAAACAACGGATCCTAACGGTAAAGTCCGGTTATCATGGCGATACTTTTGCAGCCATGAGCGTCTGTGATCCCGAAGGCGGTATGCATACTATGTTTGGTGATTCCGTCACTCAACACGAGTTTGTTAGCGCGCCGCAAACAAAATTTGGTCAAATTTTTGATCCAAGCGATCTTGATGAAATGCACGCAACACTCGACTCTAAGCATGACACTATCGCTGCCGTTATTATCGAGCCTATTCTGCAAGGTGCAGGCGGTATGCGCTTTTACAGCCCTGAATATTTAATCGGCCTGCGTAAATTGTGTGATGCATTTAATGTGTTACTCATCCTTGATGAAATTGCCACAGGCTTTGGCCGTACAGGTAAGCTATTCGCTTATGAGCATGCCACTAGCAATGGGGCAGTCGTTGAAGCGGATATTCTCTGCCTAGGTAAAGCGCTTACAGGTGGATATATTTCCCTGGCTGTCACCATGTGCAGTGATGAGGTCGCCCAAGGGATCAGTGACTCTCCTGCAGGCGTGTTTATGCATGGTCCTACCTTTATGGGCAATCCGCTAGCTTGTTCTGCTGCCTGTGCGAGCTTAGCACTATTGGCAAACAATGAATGGCAGCAGCAAGTTATTGATATAGAAATTCAATTAAAGGCTGAACTGGAAGAAGTCATTCATTATCCTGAAGTCAAAGATGTACGGGTGTTAGGGGCTATTGGGGTTATAGAGATGAATTCGACAGTCAATACTGCTCAATTACAACAAGAATTTGTCGATTTGGGTGTCTGGATAAGACCTTTTTCAAACCTTATCTATATTATGCCACCTTATATTATATCAAAAAAACAACTGAGCCAGTTAACAAACGCAATGAAGAAAGTGGCAAAAAATACCCTTTATTCAAATCAATCAGCAGCATTTATTAGTCATGGATAA
- a CDS encoding response regulator transcription factor gives MFKVINWVVISRSNLLTDLLDTRWPQEFLVKLLKIPPENVELEVTNGDFSLIIIDLATVDIQKAYQIQRFVEKKLSARVVFLHFPRQIDARFLIHSTVTAGVFFCNTTLETIGHSLGNILRGQSVIPAELLQRNQDNVSQVDGTDSLTMREREVLQALLRGSTNVDIANQLFVSESTIKTHLYRAFRKIGVSSRGQAIAWAQTHLHEVRH, from the coding sequence ATGTTTAAAGTCATAAACTGGGTCGTCATTTCTCGATCTAATCTTCTCACTGATTTACTTGATACTCGTTGGCCTCAAGAGTTTTTAGTCAAGTTACTTAAAATACCTCCAGAGAATGTCGAGCTTGAGGTTACAAATGGAGATTTCTCACTGATTATCATCGATCTAGCGACGGTTGATATTCAAAAGGCATATCAAATTCAGCGTTTCGTTGAAAAAAAATTATCTGCACGGGTTGTTTTTTTACACTTCCCTAGGCAAATAGATGCGCGTTTTCTTATTCATTCAACAGTGACAGCAGGAGTCTTTTTTTGTAATACGACTTTGGAAACAATCGGTCATAGTTTGGGAAATATTTTAAGAGGTCAGTCTGTTATACCAGCAGAGCTGCTACAGCGAAATCAAGATAATGTATCTCAAGTTGATGGCACTGATAGCCTCACAATGCGTGAAAGAGAGGTTTTGCAAGCACTGCTAAGAGGCAGTACAAATGTGGATATAGCCAATCAACTTTTTGTGAGTGAAAGTACGATTAAAACTCACCTTTATCGCGCTTTTAGAAAGATTGGTGTGTCGAGTCGAGGTCAAGCTATTGCATGGGCACAAACTCATTTGCATGAGGTACGTCATTAG